The sequence below is a genomic window from Flagellimonas marinaquae.
TTACCAGAAAAAGGACACGGTTTTTACATTGATCACCTTGCCGGAAAAATATCAAAATTCATCCGTTGTCCGTCCTTTTGATTTCGATGGGGACGGTGATCTGGATGTTTTCATAGGTGGACATACAATTACAGCGAAATTCGGAGCGCCAGCCAGTTCCTACTTGCTCGAAAATGAAAACGGCATTTTTACGGTGAACACTTCCTTTGAAACCCATTCCAAAGGAATGATGACCGATGCCATATGGAGTGACTTCGACGGAGACAACATAACCGACCTTATAATTGTTGGAGAATGGATGTCCCCTAAATTCTTGAAAAACCAAAACGGCACGTTCACAGAAATAAAACAGGACAATCTTTCCGGGCTTTGGCAAACTATTGAAGCATTTGACATCGATGCAGATGGAGATATGGATTATCTGCTTGGCAATTGGGGCACCAACTCTAAATTTAAAGCTTCGTCCAAGTATCCGATGAAATTGTTTTTTAACGATTTTGACAAGAATGGCCAGACCGAAACGGTTACGGCAATGCAAAAAAATGGCAACTATTACCCTTTGGAGACTTTGGATGGACTGGCATCTCAAATGGTCTTTCTTAAAAAGAAATATACTACCTATGCTTCTTTTGCCGGGCAAACGATGGAAGACATATTTGGCAAGGAAGCATTGGAGGAAGCCGCCATATTAGAAGTTAGCACGCTAAAATCGGGATATCTGAGAAATGAAGACGGGAATTTTGTTTTTGTTCCCTTTGCCAACCAACTTCAAGTGGCACCAATAATGTCTTTTCTGGTAGATGATTTTGATGGTGACGGCACATCCGAAGTTTTGGTCGGTGGCAATTATTTTGGTGTAAAACCATATCACGGCAGACCGGATTCTTTCCCGGGTGCCCTACTAAAAAGTGAGAACGAAATTATAATGGGCAATCAGTTGGGCTTGGATTTCACCAAAAAATCCATTCGACACCTTCAAACTATTAGTATAAACAACCAAAAATATCTGTTGGCAGTATTCAATAACGATAAACTACAAGTCTATAAAATCAATGATTAAACATAAGGCCATGAAAAAAAGAATAAGCATAATCACAGCATTGGTATTGGTTCTGGCATCATGCCAAAAAAAACAGGAACCTATTGAGATTTCTCCAGAGGAGTTCCATGCTTCTGTGGACAAAGTCATCGAGGTCATGATTCATGATATTTTCTCTCCTCCCGTTGCCAGTAGAATTTTTGCCTACCCGAATATTGCCGCTTACGAAATCGTGGCCCTAAAAAATGATTCATATAATTCCTTGGCGGGGCAGGTTACCGGTCTGGAAAGCATTCCAAAACCCGAAAACGAGGAGAACATCAATTACGAAATGGCAGCCTTGGTGGCCCACATGGATTTGAACAAGAGACTTATCTTTTCCGAGGAAAGGATCGAAAGTTTCCGAGACAGCCTTTATACTATTTGGACAGAAAAAAATGAACCTGTTTTTATGGCTTCCAAGCAATACGGCCTGCAAGTAGCCAATTTTATCGGCGAATGGATGGATAAGGACAATTACAAGGAAACCCGTACCATGCCCAAGTTTTCAGTGGATTCAGAGGACCCCTCCAGATGGCAGCCCACCCCCCCGGCCTACATGAACGGTATTGAACCACATTGGGAGAAAATACGTCCCTTTGCCATAGATTCAGCTCAACAATTTAAACCCATACCTCCTCCAGAATTTTCAATGGAAAAAGACTCTGATTTTTACAAAGAGGTGATGGAAGTTTATGAAGTACGCAAAAGTATGATCGGAAAAGGTGATAAATCCGAAGAAATTGCCATTGCACAATTTTGGGATTGCAACCCTTATGTTTCGGTAACCCGGGGACACCTAATGTTCGCAACAAAAAAAATTACACCTGGAGCGCATTGGATCGGCATATCCAAAATTGCTTCCAGAAAAACAAATGCCGACTTTGCCAAAACCGTTTATGCCTATACAAAAACATCTATTGCGATCGCAGATGCCTTTATTAGTTGTTGGGACGAGAAATACAGAAGTAATCTTATCCGTCCGGAAACCGTAATTAACGAGTATATTGACGATAGCTGGGAGCCCGTTCTACAAACTCCCCCATTTCCCGAATACACCAGCGGACACAGTGTAGTTTCCGGTGCTGCGGCCGTTGCCTTAACCGATATTTTTGGTGACGATTTTGCTTTTGATGACGACACCGAAGTAGCCTACGGACTGCCTGTTCGATCGTTTACCTCGTTTAATCAAGCTGCTGATGAGGCTGCATTGAGCCGAATGTATGGTGGTATCCATTACCGTGCGGCCATTGTCGTAGGCATTAAGCAGGGTAGAGATCTTGGAAAATTTGTAGTGGACAAATTGGATATGACCAAAGGTTAATCCCTATTTTTGTTCCTTAGTTATGAGGAAGATCAGTTCAATTATTTTAGCCCTTTTGGTGGGGGTGATCCTGTGGTATCTTTTTTTAAAACCACAGGATTATCAAGTTAATTTCAAGGCAAAGGCCATACCCGGCACCATATTCGAAACTGTTAAGGCTTGGAACCAAGGTTTCGACTCGGTGTCACCCATCCGGTACACGAGCCCCCGCCACTTTGAGCAGACCATTTTTGTGAACGACTCCACTCATGTGTACGAATGGGAGATCGACCCGATTCACGATTCGCTAAGTGCCGTTCAGGTAAATATCAAAGATTTGCACAATTCGTTGAACAATAGGTTGGCTGTTCCCTTTGCCGACACCGATTTTGAAAAAGGGTCACGAAAACTCCTTTTGGACTTTAACGATTTCCTGATCGATCATATTAAAAATTTCACGGTTTCCATTGAAGGTGAAGAGGAAACCTTCTCTTCCTTCTGTGCCTGTGTACAACTAAAAACAACCCCAGAGGACAAAGCCAAGGGTATGATGGCCAATTACAATTTTTTGAACGCCATTCTAATTGAAAAAGAAATAAAGCTAAATGGCCCTCCTTTTGTAGAAGTACTGGATTGGGATTTGGAAAACAATAGTCTATCCTATAACTTTTGTAATCCTATCATACGTTCGGAACGTTTGCCCGACCATCCGGATATTGAGTACAAACGAATCTTTAGCAAAAACGCCATTAAAGCAGTTTATCACGGAAATTATATAACATCCGACCGAGCATGGTATGCCATTTGGGACTATGCAGAAAAGAATAGTATCCCAATCGAGAAACAGCCTTTGGAAGTTTTCTACAACAACCCAAATATGGGAGGAAACGAACTGGAATGGACTACGGAGGTATTTATGCCCATAAAGGAAACCAATGAATAAAATTTTCTTTGCTTTTATTTTGATCGCATTACAGGCCTGTGCACAAAAGTCCTATTTGGCACAATTGGATCCCATGGGCAAGTTTCCATCCAAACTAAAAGAAGTATCGGGTATGGAAATTACCCATGATGGGGAAATCTGGGTAATAGAGGATAGCGGCAACAAAGACCATGTCTATTTGGTAGATCAAGAGGGTGATATAAAAAAGTCTTTGGAAATAGACCATGCCAAAAATGAGGATTGGGAAGATTTGGCCATGGACAACAATGGCAACCTTTATATCGGGGATTTTGGAAATAATGGAAATGACCGCAAAAACTTGGTGATTTACAAGGTTCCTAAAGACGAAATGGGCAAAAAAGAGCCCAACGCAGAAAAAATCGAGTTTAAGTACCCTGAGCAGAAAGAGTTTCCCCCTAAAAAAGAGAATCTATATTTTGACACTGAAGGTTTTTTTCACCTGGATGACCACCTCTATATTTTTACCAAAAACAGAACAAGACCGTACTCCGGAAAAACATGGATATATCGTGTACCGGATAAAGAAGGGGACTACAAGGCCGAGTTTTTGGGTGATCTGTTCTTGTGCAGTGATCAAGATCATTGCTCGGTAACCGGGGCGGATATTTCCCCGGATGGCAAAACTATAGCTCTTTTAAGCTATGGTTACATATTCCTGTTGACAGATTTTGATGCTCCCAACTTTACCAATGCATCCATAAAGATAATAGACATCAACACTCCTACACAAACAGAATCGATCTGTTTTGTAGATAACCGCACACTTTTTATTGCCGATGAGCAAAACAACCATGGTGGTCGTAAACTATACAGGTTGGATATCGACTAAAATCCCAACCCCAGGCCAAAGGCAAAACGCACACCATCCGTACTGTTAAAGAGTCCAAAGTTGGCAGATAGGACGTCGGCACCGTTCAAAATAAAACCACCCCCATAGGAATTATGCCATTTTTTGGATTCATCGCCAGGGAACCATACCCGTCCATAATCGAAACCACCATATATACCCGGGGTTACCGGCAACACACCGGTTTT
It includes:
- a CDS encoding GyrI-like domain-containing protein, giving the protein MRKISSIILALLVGVILWYLFLKPQDYQVNFKAKAIPGTIFETVKAWNQGFDSVSPIRYTSPRHFEQTIFVNDSTHVYEWEIDPIHDSLSAVQVNIKDLHNSLNNRLAVPFADTDFEKGSRKLLLDFNDFLIDHIKNFTVSIEGEEETFSSFCACVQLKTTPEDKAKGMMANYNFLNAILIEKEIKLNGPPFVEVLDWDLENNSLSYNFCNPIIRSERLPDHPDIEYKRIFSKNAIKAVYHGNYITSDRAWYAIWDYAEKNSIPIEKQPLEVFYNNPNMGGNELEWTTEVFMPIKETNE
- a CDS encoding vanadium-dependent haloperoxidase — translated: MKKRISIITALVLVLASCQKKQEPIEISPEEFHASVDKVIEVMIHDIFSPPVASRIFAYPNIAAYEIVALKNDSYNSLAGQVTGLESIPKPENEENINYEMAALVAHMDLNKRLIFSEERIESFRDSLYTIWTEKNEPVFMASKQYGLQVANFIGEWMDKDNYKETRTMPKFSVDSEDPSRWQPTPPAYMNGIEPHWEKIRPFAIDSAQQFKPIPPPEFSMEKDSDFYKEVMEVYEVRKSMIGKGDKSEEIAIAQFWDCNPYVSVTRGHLMFATKKITPGAHWIGISKIASRKTNADFAKTVYAYTKTSIAIADAFISCWDEKYRSNLIRPETVINEYIDDSWEPVLQTPPFPEYTSGHSVVSGAAAVALTDIFGDDFAFDDDTEVAYGLPVRSFTSFNQAADEAALSRMYGGIHYRAAIVVGIKQGRDLGKFVVDKLDMTKG